One Halarcobacter ebronensis genomic window carries:
- a CDS encoding PAS domain-containing sensor histidine kinase produces the protein MKLKFSTKLFFSFLFFSTIVFFSFLYFGYGLFENKIQENSVNKFLSEVKSLDEKLLKTKENLEDIVNSVTLLNSLKRFDKDSLKNSIEAILLSNKNILEISVINSKLNYEVNVKKEKYKDSLTQKFVKLSKLKENELLFSNIELLKDKNEITLPIVHLLEVFKKINDEEIIVVKTNINGIIDSFKNISYLIEDDKIIYDRNSLYTWSKYYNPNLKIEALFPSINKNSKEFFVSEKYIFKYSKLNSNRDLLLVGEFETLYLKYFLIDNLEELISIAFLMFLISLVLSTALTLPISSMNKKLISEKDVLFSSIKEQSLELSESLHIIDQHVMYLKMDKKYMIEDASSYFCKVYGYEKEELIGHHYSILYSQERYDQIENEILDIVKKKGFWKGEILAKRKNGEEYWVESYIQANYSDKKVISYTIIRKDISDNKKVEKLYEDLFYQIEQLNAIFQSVYSGIALIDLSGEIKKSNSAFCDIFNYKDEEIISVNIFKLVDESSKKLLERIIEELKDFGSVTNMELIFLTKNEEEIYLNLSLKMLPDRSNIVLVVNSLEDKRKLQELNQNLEKRVKEEVRKNIDKDKAHQEEKLKSAKLTSIGTLAAGITHEINTPLTYLKGNFEMLQMDIDDVKDEKLKEEMIESCTKISDAIDRISIIVESMREMSQQSSEVKEKTNIFATLITSLSMAYNVSKLITRVYLNNQEFKLTNIGKNDFEIFAKVQKQRLEQVWIIIINNALDELKNIEDYEKRELRIDIFRENGEVVVRFCDNAKGIDETILPNIFEPFMSTKEHSGMGVGLNIAKKIIDEQKGVIKAYNSDSGAVFEIRLQEIN, from the coding sequence ATGAAACTAAAATTCTCTACAAAACTTTTTTTCTCTTTTCTCTTTTTTAGTACAATTGTATTTTTCTCTTTTCTATATTTTGGTTATGGATTATTTGAGAATAAAATTCAAGAAAATAGTGTAAATAAGTTTTTATCTGAGGTTAAAAGTTTAGATGAAAAATTGTTAAAAACAAAAGAGAATTTAGAAGATATTGTTAACTCTGTTACTCTATTAAACTCACTAAAAAGATTTGATAAAGATAGTTTAAAAAACTCAATAGAAGCAATCTTACTTAGTAACAAAAATATCTTAGAGATTTCAGTTATAAATAGCAAACTAAACTATGAAGTTAATGTAAAAAAAGAGAAATATAAAGATAGTCTGACTCAAAAATTTGTTAAATTATCAAAACTAAAAGAAAATGAACTTCTTTTTAGCAATATTGAATTATTAAAAGATAAAAATGAGATAACTCTGCCTATAGTTCATCTTTTAGAAGTTTTTAAAAAGATTAATGATGAAGAGATTATTGTAGTAAAAACCAATATTAATGGGATAATTGACTCTTTTAAAAATATCTCCTATTTAATTGAAGATGATAAAATTATTTATGATAGAAACTCCCTTTACACTTGGTCAAAATATTATAATCCAAATTTAAAAATTGAAGCTCTTTTCCCTTCTATAAATAAAAACAGTAAAGAGTTTTTTGTTAGTGAAAAATATATTTTCAAATATTCAAAACTAAATAGTAATAGGGATTTACTCTTAGTTGGAGAGTTTGAAACTCTTTATTTAAAATACTTTTTAATAGACAACTTGGAAGAGTTAATTAGTATTGCATTTTTAATGTTTTTAATTTCACTTGTATTATCAACAGCGCTAACTTTACCTATTTCAAGTATGAATAAAAAACTTATTAGTGAAAAAGATGTTCTTTTTAGCTCAATAAAAGAACAAAGTCTTGAATTAAGTGAGAGTCTTCATATTATAGATCAACATGTGATGTATTTAAAAATGGACAAAAAGTATATGATTGAAGATGCAAGTTCATATTTTTGTAAAGTCTATGGTTATGAAAAAGAGGAGTTAATAGGACATCATTACTCTATTTTATATTCACAAGAGAGATATGATCAGATAGAGAATGAAATATTAGATATTGTGAAGAAAAAAGGCTTTTGGAAGGGTGAGATTTTAGCAAAAAGAAAAAATGGTGAAGAGTATTGGGTTGAGTCTTATATTCAAGCAAATTATAGTGATAAAAAAGTTATCTCTTACACAATTATTAGAAAAGATATTAGTGATAATAAAAAAGTTGAAAAACTGTATGAAGATCTGTTTTATCAAATAGAGCAGTTAAATGCAATTTTCCAAAGCGTATATAGTGGTATTGCACTAATTGATTTAAGCGGTGAAATCAAAAAATCAAATTCTGCTTTCTGCGATATTTTTAACTACAAAGATGAAGAGATTATCTCTGTAAATATTTTTAAACTTGTAGATGAAAGTAGTAAAAAACTTCTTGAGAGAATAATTGAAGAGTTGAAAGATTTTGGTTCTGTAACAAATATGGAACTAATCTTTTTAACAAAAAATGAGGAAGAGATATATTTGAATCTCTCATTAAAAATGCTTCCAGATAGATCAAATATTGTTCTAGTTGTAAACTCATTGGAAGATAAAAGAAAACTTCAAGAATTAAATCAAAACTTGGAAAAAAGAGTTAAAGAGGAAGTTAGAAAAAATATAGATAAAGACAAAGCTCATCAAGAAGAGAAATTAAAAAGTGCAAAACTTACTTCAATTGGTACTCTTGCCGCAGGAATAACCCATGAAATAAATACCCCTCTTACATATCTAAAGGGAAATTTTGAGATGTTGCAAATGGATATTGATGATGTGAAAGATGAAAAATTGAAAGAGGAGATGATTGAAAGCTGCACTAAAATATCTGATGCAATAGATAGAATTTCAATAATTGTTGAATCGATGAGAGAGATGTCTCAACAATCTTCAGAGGTTAAAGAAAAAACCAATATTTTTGCAACTCTTATTACCTCTTTAAGTATGGCATACAATGTCTCAAAACTAATAACAAGAGTCTATTTAAATAACCAAGAGTTTAAATTAACGAATATTGGAAAAAATGATTTTGAAATCTTTGCAAAGGTTCAAAAACAAAGACTTGAGCAAGTTTGGATTATTATAATTAACAATGCTTTGGATGAGCTAAAAAATATTGAAGATTATGAAAAAAGAGAGCTTAGAATTGATATATTTAGAGAAAATGGCGAAGTAGTTGTAAGGTTTTGTGATAATGCAAAAGGGATAGATGAAACTATTTTGCCAAATATTTTTGAACCTTTTATGAGCACTAAAGAACATAGTGGAATGGGTGTTGGATTAAATATTGCAAAAAAAATAATTGATGAACAAAAAGGGGTAATCAAAGCATACAATAGTGACAGTGGTGCAGTATTTGAAATAAGATTACAAGAGATAAACTAA
- a CDS encoding TIGR00282 family metallophosphoesterase — protein sequence MRIAFIGDIVGRPGRKIIKENLEKIRKNYNIDFVIANAENASHGFGLTVKNCNELLKMGIDAITGGNHSFDKKSDMFALLENNNILRPHNYPEGLVGSGCKLFDVNNEKLAVINLMGQFGMPIVENPFNVARKLLDELKEKNVKNIFIDFHGEATSEKRVIFMMLKGEVSAICGTHTHVGTDDLEVCEGTAYLTDIGLTGCRDNVIGMDERIPIQKATTGIGGHFEVPNSCKAVFQMMVVDIENGKASNAFKLKKYCNKDEIIKTDAII from the coding sequence TTGAGAATAGCATTTATAGGCGATATTGTTGGACGTCCAGGTAGAAAAATCATTAAAGAGAATCTTGAAAAAATCCGAAAAAATTACAATATTGATTTTGTAATAGCAAACGCAGAGAATGCTAGTCATGGTTTTGGACTTACTGTTAAAAACTGTAATGAACTTTTAAAAATGGGTATTGATGCAATAACTGGTGGGAATCACTCTTTTGATAAAAAAAGTGATATGTTTGCACTTTTAGAGAATAACAATATCCTAAGACCTCACAATTATCCAGAAGGATTAGTTGGTTCTGGTTGCAAACTCTTTGATGTAAATAATGAAAAACTTGCTGTTATAAACCTTATGGGACAGTTTGGTATGCCTATTGTTGAAAATCCTTTTAATGTAGCTAGAAAATTGCTTGATGAACTAAAAGAGAAAAATGTAAAAAATATTTTTATAGATTTTCACGGTGAAGCTACAAGTGAAAAAAGAGTAATTTTTATGATGTTAAAGGGTGAAGTAAGTGCTATTTGTGGAACTCATACCCATGTTGGAACAGATGATTTGGAAGTTTGTGAAGGTACAGCCTATTTAACAGATATTGGGCTTACAGGATGTAGAGATAATGTAATTGGAATGGATGAGAGAATTCCAATTCAAAAAGCAACCACAGGAATAGGTGGACATTTTGAAGTTCCAAACAGTTGTAAAGCAGTTTTTCAAATGATGGTTGTAGATATAGAAAATGGAAAAGCAAGCAATGCCTTTAAACTAAAAAAATATTGCAATAAAGATGAGATAATAAAAACAGATGCAATTATCTAA
- a CDS encoding 3-methyladenine DNA glycosylase gives MQLSNEISNSYELLEFLKKQNLLKEEPSYWWPSSSDFEILIGAILTQNTKWTNVEKSLENLKKLNILNFEAIIEVNSTVLVEAIAPSGFKNQKSQRLKLLAKNILEEFGSFDNFCQSVNREWLLEQKGIGFETADAILCYACHQEFMVVDKYTQKLVSYMGFEFETYEDLQAWCEYGINENLDKIFELYGYEISLNKLYCRFHGKIVEFMKSNRLKARVKE, from the coding sequence ATGCAATTATCTAATGAGATAAGCAATAGTTATGAGCTATTAGAGTTTCTAAAAAAACAAAATCTTTTGAAAGAAGAGCCTTCTTATTGGTGGCCTAGCAGTAGTGATTTTGAAATTTTAATAGGTGCTATTTTAACTCAAAATACCAAATGGACAAATGTAGAAAAATCTCTAGAAAATCTAAAAAAATTAAACATACTTAATTTCGAAGCTATTATTGAAGTAAATAGCACAGTTTTAGTTGAGGCTATTGCCCCAAGTGGTTTTAAAAATCAAAAATCTCAAAGATTAAAACTTTTAGCAAAAAATATTTTAGAAGAGTTTGGCTCTTTTGATAATTTTTGCCAAAGTGTAAATAGAGAGTGGCTTTTAGAGCAAAAAGGAATAGGCTTTGAAACAGCAGATGCAATACTTTGTTATGCCTGTCATCAAGAGTTTATGGTAGTGGATAAATATACCCAAAAATTAGTCTCATATATGGGTTTTGAATTTGAAACCTATGAGGATTTACAAGCTTGGTGTGAATATGGAATTAATGAAAATTTAGATAAAATATTTGAACTTTACGGTTACGAAATATCTTTAAATAAACTATATTGCAGATTTCATGGAAAGATTGTTGAGTTTATGAAAAGTAATAGATTAAAAGCAAGGGTAAAAGAATGA
- a CDS encoding division plane positioning ATPase MipZ, whose protein sequence is MIIIPQTKGGVGKSTVAMQVIAPYLYKKHGKKVTYIEIDDENNDSKSFTRTEIVDKRMLGTNKLIELDELILMDDNHEIIVDVGGNKTSSLVLEEIKKVGSFGNVKWIIPLGDGELDGKNAIATLKKIKKIENNLDNNVLFALNRAISMDQEYIEEQFINFFGHKYLESNSVICDFIKEPKYFPVKNDKVITMSRYLGSTVWEMAYNNTDFAAKAMRAKELGDIESARKYLFFRRIQTEAKDYVLDTLNKIFYDLDKWLDIKK, encoded by the coding sequence ATGATTATTATTCCACAAACTAAAGGTGGTGTAGGTAAATCCACTGTTGCTATGCAAGTTATTGCGCCATATCTATATAAAAAACATGGCAAAAAAGTAACATATATTGAAATTGATGACGAGAACAATGATAGTAAATCTTTTACAAGAACTGAAATTGTTGACAAAAGAATGTTAGGCACAAATAAACTAATAGAACTAGATGAACTTATTTTGATGGACGATAACCATGAAATTATTGTTGATGTTGGTGGAAATAAAACCTCTTCATTGGTTCTTGAAGAGATTAAAAAAGTTGGCTCTTTTGGTAATGTAAAATGGATTATTCCTTTAGGTGATGGTGAATTAGATGGTAAAAATGCCATTGCAACGCTAAAGAAAATTAAGAAAATTGAAAACAATCTTGACAATAATGTTTTATTTGCTTTAAATAGAGCAATTTCAATGGATCAAGAGTATATTGAAGAGCAGTTTATTAACTTTTTTGGACACAAATATTTAGAGAGTAACTCTGTAATTTGTGATTTTATAAAAGAACCAAAATACTTCCCTGTAAAAAATGATAAAGTTATTACAATGAGCAGATATTTAGGAAGTACAGTTTGGGAAATGGCTTATAATAATACTGACTTTGCAGCAAAAGCAATGAGAGCAAAAGAGTTAGGTGACATTGAGAGTGCTAGAAAATATCTCTTTTTTAGAAGAATTCAAACAGAAGCAAAAGATTATGTTTTGGATACTTTAAATAAAATTTTTTATGATTTAGATAAGTGGTTAGATATTAAAAAATGA
- the ubiE gene encoding bifunctional demethylmenaquinone methyltransferase/2-methoxy-6-polyprenyl-1,4-benzoquinol methylase UbiE, with product MGKQEKIVSMFNEIAGTYDIANRVLSLGIDKSWRNKACNKAFELYNKEDIEKIVDVACGTGDMIEFWKKIAKENGINLKNIIGVDPSVGMMDVAKKKLPEVEFIEAGAAQMPLDNNSADIISISYGIRNVVQRQEAFDEFSRVLKKGGLVVISEFTKKEKSSLLDHLTDFYMNKILPTLGGLISKNKDAYIYLPNSIDEFLTTENLCKELKQAGLEPIYTKDFSMKISTLIIARKL from the coding sequence ATGGGTAAACAAGAAAAAATTGTGTCAATGTTTAATGAGATAGCAGGAACATATGATATAGCTAATAGAGTTTTAAGTCTAGGAATTGATAAATCTTGGAGAAATAAAGCTTGTAATAAAGCTTTTGAACTTTATAATAAAGAAGATATAGAAAAGATAGTTGATGTTGCTTGTGGAACAGGTGATATGATAGAGTTTTGGAAAAAAATTGCAAAAGAGAATGGAATAAATTTAAAAAATATTATTGGAGTAGATCCAAGTGTTGGGATGATGGATGTAGCTAAAAAGAAACTTCCAGAAGTTGAGTTTATTGAAGCTGGTGCAGCACAAATGCCTCTGGATAACAATAGTGCAGATATTATCTCAATCTCTTATGGGATTAGAAATGTTGTACAAAGGCAAGAGGCTTTTGATGAGTTTTCAAGGGTTCTAAAAAAAGGTGGATTAGTTGTAATTTCTGAATTTACAAAAAAAGAGAAATCTTCACTTCTTGATCATTTAACAGATTTTTATATGAATAAAATTTTACCAACATTAGGTGGACTCATCTCAAAAAATAAAGATGCATATATTTATTTACCAAATTCAATTGATGAATTTTTAACAACAGAAAACCTTTGTAAAGAGTTAAAACAAGCGGGACTTGAACCAATCTATACAAAAGATTTTTCTATGAAAATTTCAACTTTGATAATTGCTAGAAAACTATAA
- the xseA gene encoding exodeoxyribonuclease VII large subunit: MNSPISVSTLNTQIKSLLETTFINVYVEGEISNLTYHNSGHIYFSIKDENSTISCVMFKGNTKYLKFQLEVGLKVVITGTITVYTPRGSYQLLCNKIEPSGQGALALAYEQLKAKLHAKGYFNPEIKKTLPKYPKKIALVTSPTGAAIEDMKKVASHRWPLIELVLIPTLVQGDEAKFDIVSSIKFAQTLDVDLIVVGRGGGSVEDLWSFNEEIVATAIYECQKPIISAVGHEIDFLISDFVADIRAATPSNAMEIALPDINEHRIYIDTLSNDFQNRLKNQLLQKQTQLENITKLFEQNSLKSKFNYIQEEISLLKKNFQIYIKNVLQMKQNSLNVLQETYKSNHPDKKNLEGYAQVTMDNKITKLEELKIDDIITLQSSKTLVSCRVTNIKKQ, from the coding sequence TTGAATTCACCAATCTCAGTTTCAACGTTAAATACTCAAATTAAATCCCTTCTTGAAACAACTTTTATAAATGTGTATGTGGAAGGAGAGATCTCAAATTTAACTTACCACAACTCAGGGCATATTTACTTTTCAATAAAAGATGAAAACTCTACAATTTCATGTGTTATGTTTAAAGGTAATACAAAATATCTGAAGTTTCAGCTGGAAGTTGGACTAAAAGTTGTAATTACAGGAACCATAACAGTTTATACTCCAAGGGGCAGTTACCAACTTTTATGTAATAAAATTGAACCTTCAGGGCAGGGGGCTTTAGCTTTGGCTTATGAGCAGCTAAAGGCAAAACTTCATGCAAAAGGTTATTTCAATCCAGAAATTAAAAAAACTTTGCCTAAATATCCTAAAAAAATTGCACTTGTAACTTCACCAACAGGCGCAGCCATTGAAGATATGAAAAAAGTTGCAAGTCATAGATGGCCTCTTATTGAACTTGTGTTAATTCCTACTTTAGTTCAAGGTGATGAAGCAAAATTTGATATTGTCTCTTCTATTAAATTTGCTCAAACTTTAGATGTGGATTTAATTGTTGTGGGACGAGGTGGAGGAAGTGTTGAAGACTTATGGTCTTTTAATGAAGAGATAGTTGCAACTGCTATTTATGAGTGTCAAAAACCAATTATTTCAGCTGTTGGACATGAAATAGATTTTTTAATCTCAGATTTTGTAGCTGATATTAGAGCCGCAACTCCATCAAATGCAATGGAGATAGCACTGCCTGATATAAATGAACATAGAATCTATATAGATACTTTATCAAATGATTTTCAAAATAGATTAAAAAATCAACTTTTACAAAAGCAAACTCAATTGGAGAATATAACAAAGCTTTTTGAACAAAACTCTTTAAAGTCAAAGTTTAACTATATTCAAGAAGAGATATCTCTTTTAAAAAAGAATTTTCAAATCTATATTAAAAATGTTTTACAAATGAAACAAAACTCTCTTAATGTTTTACAAGAAACATACAAATCCAATCATCCCGATAAAAAAAATTTAGAGGGCTATGCTCAAGTTACAATGGATAATAAAATAACAAAATTAGAAGAGTTGAAAATTGATGACATAATTACTCTACAAAGCTCTAAAACATTAGTTTCCTGTAGGGTAACAAACATAAAAAAACAATAG
- a CDS encoding methyl-accepting chemotaxis protein: protein MNSESIANKIRAKLILAGALIIGLAALVSYFMLSNIKKNVELNAKNHFQLLINERIKAKMDIALSNAITLSLNTDIILALENNDRDSAKLSLNGIDGAMKNGTSLKNVKIHIHDKNIKSFLRAWAPDKYGDDLSSFRETIVEVKSTQKPLTAIEVGRAGLVLRGLAPIFNLEKEYLGSIEYIQGFNSIVADFKKDNEYLLVLMDEKFKRGNALSKEDQVSNYFISQKEANKDFANELSTIDINKLNKDGYFSGKKYFYTSFPIKDIKGRVVGIYVIGEDIKKFNELLDDSSQIIFIMLGIMVILTIVFTFITMYLFKKIVTNGIKKFRDNFAYFLKFVSFKINTFHKPAVYTNDEIGQMLIMLNEAADVFDKKNKEDMKVIGEIVLTMDKVEQGIYKCRIRGNSDNPMIMTMKTTINKMLDVTENNMRELVRTLGHYANDDFKDKVKISQNLKENLLEVMQSVNKLGDALSNNARTNLENGQVLEENSNIMTSSMENLAKKANDQAASLEETAAAVEEITSITRSNAENASKMANLGKTVRSSVTIGEDLASKTALSMDEINEKVTAINEAINVIDQIAFQTNILSLNAAVEAATAGEAGKGFAVVAQEVRNLASRSAQAAKEIKALVEDANQKANDGKIISDKMKDGYKELNTHISETIHIIEDVSTASKEQMSGIEQINHAVTMLDRVTQENANEANQVKKIANEVATIAQELVNDAKSKKFN, encoded by the coding sequence ATGAATTCTGAATCAATAGCCAATAAAATTAGAGCTAAACTTATACTTGCAGGAGCTTTAATTATTGGATTAGCTGCACTTGTATCTTATTTTATGCTTTCAAATATTAAAAAAAATGTTGAACTCAATGCAAAAAATCATTTTCAACTTTTAATCAACGAGAGAATTAAAGCAAAAATGGATATTGCTCTTTCTAATGCAATTACGCTCTCTTTAAATACTGATATTATTTTAGCTTTAGAAAACAACGATAGGGACAGCGCTAAACTATCTTTAAACGGAATAGATGGTGCTATGAAAAATGGAACATCATTAAAAAATGTAAAAATACATATTCATGATAAAAATATTAAATCTTTTCTTAGAGCTTGGGCACCTGATAAATATGGTGATGATTTAAGCTCTTTTCGTGAAACAATAGTTGAAGTTAAAAGTACACAAAAACCTTTAACTGCAATTGAAGTTGGAAGAGCAGGACTTGTTTTAAGAGGTTTGGCTCCAATTTTTAATTTAGAAAAAGAGTATTTGGGTTCTATAGAGTATATTCAAGGCTTTAATTCAATAGTTGCAGATTTTAAAAAAGATAATGAATACCTTTTGGTTTTGATGGATGAAAAATTCAAAAGAGGTAATGCTTTATCAAAAGAGGATCAAGTAAGTAACTATTTTATCTCTCAAAAAGAGGCTAATAAAGATTTTGCTAATGAGCTTTCAACAATAGATATCAACAAACTAAACAAAGATGGATATTTTAGCGGTAAAAAATATTTCTATACAAGCTTTCCTATTAAAGATATAAAAGGCAGAGTTGTTGGGATTTATGTAATAGGTGAAGATATAAAGAAATTTAATGAATTACTTGATGATTCATCTCAGATAATATTTATAATGTTAGGAATAATGGTTATATTAACTATTGTATTTACTTTTATTACGATGTATTTATTCAAAAAAATTGTAACAAATGGTATTAAAAAATTTAGAGATAATTTTGCTTATTTTTTAAAATTTGTATCATTTAAAATAAATACATTTCATAAACCAGCAGTTTATACAAATGACGAGATTGGTCAGATGTTAATTATGTTAAATGAGGCAGCTGATGTTTTTGATAAAAAAAATAAAGAGGATATGAAAGTAATTGGTGAAATTGTTTTAACAATGGACAAAGTTGAACAAGGTATTTATAAATGTAGAATTCGTGGAAATTCTGATAATCCTATGATTATGACAATGAAAACTACAATTAATAAAATGCTTGATGTTACTGAAAATAATATGAGAGAACTTGTTAGAACACTTGGACATTATGCAAATGATGATTTTAAAGATAAAGTAAAAATTTCACAAAACCTAAAAGAGAACCTCTTAGAGGTTATGCAAAGTGTTAATAAACTAGGAGATGCTCTAAGTAACAATGCCCGAACAAACCTAGAGAATGGACAAGTGTTAGAGGAAAATTCTAATATAATGACAAGCTCAATGGAAAACTTGGCAAAAAAAGCGAATGATCAAGCAGCAAGCCTAGAAGAGACAGCAGCAGCAGTAGAAGAGATAACCTCAATAACAAGAAGTAACGCAGAAAACGCATCAAAAATGGCAAACCTAGGTAAAACAGTAAGAAGCTCTGTTACAATAGGTGAAGATTTGGCTTCTAAAACAGCCCTCTCAATGGATGAGATAAATGAGAAAGTAACAGCTATTAATGAAGCTATTAATGTTATTGATCAAATAGCCTTCCAAACTAATATCCTTTCTTTAAATGCAGCAGTAGAAGCAGCAACGGCAGGTGAAGCAGGTAAAGGATTTGCAGTTGTAGCTCAAGAAGTAAGAAACCTTGCAAGTAGAAGTGCCCAAGCAGCAAAAGAGATAAAAGCCTTGGTAGAAGATGCAAATCAAAAAGCTAATGATGGTAAAATAATCTCTGATAAAATGAAAGATGGATATAAAGAGTTAAATACCCATATAAGTGAAACAATACATATAATAGAAGATGTAAGTACGGCATCAAAAGAACAGATGAGTGGTATAGAACAAATAAATCATGCCGTAACAATGTTAGATAGAGTAACACAAGAGAATGCAAATGAAGCGAATCAAGTGAAAAAAATTGCAAATGAAGTTGCAACAATAGCTCAAGAGTTAGTAAATGATGCTAAAAGTAAGAAATTTAACTAA
- a CDS encoding PAS domain-containing protein: protein MAVGQETVLDEYAFLVSETDEKGIIRFANDDFCKIAEFSLDELIGQPHSKVRHKDMPKKAFKSLWDTIQKGEVWTGYVKNATKSGGYYWVFATIYPFESCDGSKGYLSCRRKPSKEEITSIQEVYKLWNKEEGK from the coding sequence ATGGCAGTAGGACAAGAGACAGTTTTAGATGAGTACGCATTCTTAGTTAGTGAGACAGATGAAAAAGGTATAATAAGATTTGCAAATGATGATTTTTGTAAAATAGCAGAGTTTAGCTTGGATGAATTGATAGGACAACCACATAGTAAAGTAAGACATAAAGATATGCCAAAGAAGGCATTTAAATCTTTGTGGGATACAATACAAAAAGGAGAGGTTTGGACAGGATATGTAAAAAATGCTACTAAATCAGGAGGATATTATTGGGTTTTTGCCACAATATATCCGTTTGAAAGTTGTGATGGTTCTAAAGGTTATCTTTCTTGTAGAAGAAAACCTTCTAAAGAAGAAATTACTTCTATTCAGGAAGTTTACAAACTATGGAATAAAGAAGAGGGAAAATAG
- a CDS encoding chemotaxis protein CheW — translation MGTNITNESNEVVNYANTSEFMTFELGKMKYAIELPKIREILTYPDNITVLPNTSKWVKGLINLRGEVVPILDIRVRFKTGQVVYNESTAVIAVITEDSRMIGIVVDKVDDVQRIDVSTLAPVSDMGSAIPSKYLKGFVRLANNQMLVVMDIESVVNKDELKG, via the coding sequence ATGGGAACAAATATAACAAACGAAAGTAACGAAGTAGTTAACTATGCGAATACAAGCGAGTTCATGACATTTGAACTTGGAAAAATGAAGTATGCAATTGAGTTGCCAAAAATTAGAGAGATATTAACTTATCCGGACAATATTACAGTATTGCCTAATACTTCTAAATGGGTTAAAGGTTTAATCAATTTAAGAGGTGAAGTTGTGCCTATTTTAGATATAAGAGTTAGATTTAAAACAGGACAAGTTGTTTATAATGAGAGTACAGCTGTTATTGCAGTTATAACTGAAGATAGCAGAATGATAGGAATTGTTGTAGACAAAGTTGATGATGTACAAAGAATTGATGTATCAACACTAGCTCCAGTTTCAGATATGGGGTCAGCTATCCCATCAAAATACTTAAAAGGTTTTGTAAGATTAGCAAACAACCAAATGTTAGTAGTTATGGATATTGAGTCTGTTGTAAATAAAGATGAACTAAAAGGTTAA
- a CDS encoding response regulator: MHHKIEKLKKLKLLFVEDEVDLVEIITDTLRKLDVNFLSAKNGQEALDIIEENSDIDIIITDINMPIMNGLTMIQELRKKGYNKPIIIMSAHTESDYINKAKELGVDHYLLKPFDFIKFIDLITEMEIK; the protein is encoded by the coding sequence ATGCATCATAAAATTGAAAAATTAAAAAAACTTAAACTATTGTTTGTTGAAGATGAAGTTGATCTTGTAGAGATTATAACAGATACATTAAGAAAACTTGATGTAAATTTTTTATCAGCAAAAAATGGTCAAGAGGCTTTAGATATTATCGAAGAAAATAGTGATATTGATATTATTATTACTGATATTAATATGCCAATAATGAATGGTTTAACAATGATTCAAGAGTTGAGAAAAAAGGGTTATAATAAACCAATTATTATTATGTCTGCACATACTGAGTCTGATTATATAAATAAGGCAAAAGAGTTAGGTGTTGATCACTATTTATTAAAACCATTTGATTTTATTAAATTTATAGATTTGATTACAGAAATGGAAATTAAATAA